The genomic interval GCGGGGCGCGCATGGCCGTCCGGCGGCGAAGGGCTGCCGGAGGGCTGGAAGGTCGAGCGGTTGGGCGAGCACGTCGATGCCGTTCGCGGCCTGAGCTACTCGGGTGCAGGACTCACGGACGACGGCGGCGGACTGCCGATGCACAACCTCAACTCGGTCTACGAGGGCGGCGGCTACAAGCGGGATGGTCTCAAGAGGTACACGGGCGATTACAAGGAGCGCCATACACTTCGTACCGGCGACCTAGTCGTGACCAACACGGAGCAGGGATTTGGATTCTTGCTCATTGGCTACCCCGCCCTGGTTCCGCGGTGCTTCGGCGAAACCGGCCTGTTCAGCCATCACCTCTATCGCGTGCGCCCGCGGCCACGCTCGCCCCTGACCACTGCCTACCTCTACTGGCTGTTGCGGGACGCCCGGATGCACCGTGTGCTTGCGGGCTTCACCAACGGCACCACGGTCAACATGCTGCCGCTCGACGGCCTGGAAGCGCCCAAGGTCGTTGTGCCGCCGGCATCCCTCGTCGAGGAGTTCACCAAAGCGGTCGCTCCGATGCAGGAACTCCGTGAGTGCCTCGAGTCCGAGAACGACACGCTGCGCGAGATTCGCGACACCCTACTGCCGCCGCTGCTCGACGGCCGCATCGAAGTGCCAACCTCGACAGACGGGGAGGCGTCCTGATGGACGGGTCATGGCTGTACGAGTCCGATGTGGAGGAGGCCGCGCTCCACTACTTCCAGGACCTCGGCTGGCAGGTCATCAACGGCCCGGCCATCGCACCTGACGGGGAGGCTCCGGAGCGCGCCGACTACTCGGCGGTGCTTCTCGTCGAGCGTCTGCGGCGAGCCGTGGCGACGCTGAACCCGGACCTCGGGTCCGAGGCGATCGATGAAGTGGTGCGCAAGGTGCACGGCAGCACTGGGCCATCACTCTCCGCCGTCAATCGCGAGATCCATCGCATGGTCGTCGACGGGGTTCCGGTCGAGGTCCGCCGCGCGGATGGTTCGACCGGCTACGTGCAGGCACGGCTCATCGACTTCGATGACGTGGAGGCCAATGACTGTCTCGTCGCCAACCAGTACAGCGTCAAGGATGGCGACCACGTCCGCAGGCCTGACGTCGTCGTCTTTGTGAACGGCATCCCGCTTGCGGTGTTTGAGTTGAAGAACGCCGCGGACCCGCAAGCCGACATCAACCAGGCGTTCCGCCAGCTGCAGACGTACAAGTCTCAGATCCCCTCGCTGATGCGTTTCTCGGAGATCCTCGTCGTCTCGGACGGACTCGTGGCTCAGGCGGGCACCATCACGTCGGGTGCGGAACGTTTCATGCCGTGGAAGACTATCGAAGGCGAGACGCTCGCGCCCGAATGGATGCCACAGCTCGAAGTGCTCGTGCGCGGAATGTTCGACAAGCGCCGCTTCCTCGACCTGGTGCGGCACTTCATCGTCTTCGAGGACGGGGGGGCCTCAGGTATCGCGAAGAAGATCGCCGGCTACCACCAGTTCCACGCGGTCAACCGTGCGGTTGAGCAGACGCTGCGCGCGAGCGCGGCAAGTGACACCGCGCTGCGCGCTGCGGAAGAGGGTTCTGGAGGGGGCGGCGGCGCCCTCGGCGACCATCGCATCGGGGTGGTGTGGCACACCCAGGGAAGCGGCAAGTCGCTCACGATGGCGTTCTACTCGGGTCGCGTGGTCTCAGAACCGCTCATGCGCAATCCGACCATCGTCGTGATCACCGACCGGAACGACCTGGACGACCAGCTGT from Actinomycetota bacterium carries:
- a CDS encoding restriction endonuclease subunit S yields the protein MDSRWQSVAIGEVAEVAGGSTPSTKVAEYWDGVVPWLTPRDLSGDHPRYVERGERNISEHGLRNSSARLVPAGTVLLSTRAPVGYVAIARRAVSTNQGFRSLIPGPRVDSEYLYYWLSANTAELERHATGTTFRELSGSALKNIRVTLPVIDEQKSIAGILAALDDKIELNRRMAETLDGIAQTLFRKWFVEPAGRAWPSGGEGLPEGWKVERLGEHVDAVRGLSYSGAGLTDDGGGLPMHNLNSVYEGGGYKRDGLKRYTGDYKERHTLRTGDLVVTNTEQGFGFLLIGYPALVPRCFGETGLFSHHLYRVRPRPRSPLTTAYLYWLLRDARMHRVLAGFTNGTTVNMLPLDGLEAPKVVVPPASLVEEFTKAVAPMQELRECLESENDTLREIRDTLLPPLLDGRIEVPTSTDGEAS